The Streptomyces sp. NL15-2K genome contains a region encoding:
- a CDS encoding IS110 family transposase translates to MVDTTAIDLFLGLDLGKEFHHAHGRTEDGRTVHDKRLPNTEPKLLELFTRLVAKFGTVLVIVDQVANIGALPLTVARAAGCRVAYLPGLSMRRAADLHPGEAKTDARDAFVIAETARTMPHTLRAVDRDDEVLAELTMLTGYDNDLAGEVNRATNRLRGLLSQIHPSLERVLGPRLAYPYIQALLQRHGSPARLRKLGRARCEALLKVHGSRKAHHLTAEIFDALAEQTLVVPGTEASALIVPGLAAQLAAAHTQRRQAEQEIAALLEALPLFHLLTSLPGLGVRTTAAVIVAIGDGTGFPTAGHLASYAGLAPATKSSGTSIRGEHAPHRGNRLLKRALFQAAFAAIGCKADPSSRIYYDRQRARGKTHTQAILRLARQRVNVIHAMIRTGALYEARTPNDVDLAA, encoded by the coding sequence ATGGTCGACACGACCGCGATAGATCTTTTCCTCGGCCTGGACCTGGGCAAGGAGTTCCACCACGCCCACGGCCGGACCGAAGACGGCAGAACCGTGCACGACAAGCGGCTGCCCAACACCGAGCCGAAACTGCTGGAGCTGTTCACCAGGCTGGTGGCGAAGTTCGGCACTGTCCTGGTGATCGTGGACCAGGTCGCCAACATCGGCGCGCTGCCGCTGACGGTGGCCCGCGCGGCCGGCTGCCGGGTGGCCTACCTGCCCGGGCTGTCGATGCGGCGGGCCGCCGACCTGCACCCGGGCGAGGCCAAGACCGACGCCCGCGACGCGTTCGTGATCGCCGAGACCGCCCGCACCATGCCGCACACCCTGCGCGCGGTGGACCGCGACGACGAGGTGCTGGCCGAGCTGACCATGCTCACCGGCTACGACAACGACCTGGCCGGCGAGGTCAACCGCGCCACCAACCGGCTGCGCGGCCTGCTCTCTCAGATCCACCCCTCTCTCGAGCGTGTGCTCGGCCCGCGCCTGGCCTACCCCTATATCCAGGCGCTCCTCCAACGGCACGGCTCCCCGGCGAGACTGAGGAAACTGGGCCGGGCCCGCTGCGAGGCCCTGCTCAAGGTGCACGGTTCGCGCAAGGCCCACCACCTGACCGCAGAGATCTTCGACGCGCTCGCCGAGCAGACCCTTGTCGTGCCGGGCACCGAGGCATCCGCGCTGATCGTGCCGGGACTCGCCGCCCAGCTCGCCGCCGCCCACACCCAGCGCCGCCAGGCCGAGCAGGAGATCGCCGCCCTGCTGGAGGCCCTCCCTCTTTTCCACCTCCTGACCTCCCTGCCCGGCCTGGGCGTCAGGACCACAGCGGCCGTGATCGTCGCGATCGGCGACGGCACCGGCTTCCCCACCGCCGGACACCTCGCCTCCTACGCCGGACTCGCCCCCGCCACGAAGTCCTCGGGCACCTCCATCCGCGGCGAGCACGCACCCCACCGCGGCAACCGGCTCCTCAAACGCGCCCTGTTCCAGGCCGCGTTCGCCGCGATCGGCTGCAAAGCCGACCCGTCCTCCCGGATCTACTACGACCGGCAACGCGCACGCGGCAAGACCCACACCCAGGCGATCCTCCGCCTGGCCCGCCAGCGCGTGAACGTCATCCACGCCATGATCCGCACCGGGGCCCTCTACGAAGCACGCACCCCGAACGACGTCGACCTCGCCGCCTGA
- the lhgO gene encoding L-2-hydroxyglutarate oxidase has protein sequence MVQVASRVSGVSYDCDVLVVGGGIVGLATAYAITRAAPGTRVTVLEKERGPARHQTGRNSGVIHSGIYYRPGSLKARYAVKGAAEMIKFCAEYDIPHAVTGKLIVATQREELPRLHALVQRGRENGIAVRELGAAQIAEYEPEVRGPAAIHVGTTGVCDFVGVARQLGVASGAEIRYGAEVVRIDRRAGLGVAVLTGGGDVVRARVLVNCAGLYCDEIARMTGDEPGMRIVPFRGEYYSLARPELVRGLVYPVPDPAFPFLGVHLTRGIDGGVHVGPNAVPALAREGYGWGVVRPRELGVTLAWPGAWRIARRHWRYGAGELRRSVSKGAFVGAVRRLLPGVEEGDLVPAAAGVRAQAVLRDGTLVDDFLIREGERAVHVLNAPSPAATASLPIGREVARRALAVLGAV, from the coding sequence GTGGTGCAGGTGGCGTCGCGGGTGTCGGGGGTCTCGTACGACTGTGACGTGCTCGTGGTCGGTGGTGGGATCGTGGGGCTGGCCACCGCGTATGCGATCACGCGGGCCGCGCCGGGCACGCGGGTGACGGTGCTGGAGAAGGAGCGGGGGCCGGCCCGGCACCAGACGGGGCGCAACAGCGGGGTGATCCACAGCGGGATCTACTACCGGCCCGGCTCGCTCAAGGCGCGGTATGCCGTGAAGGGCGCCGCCGAGATGATCAAGTTCTGCGCGGAGTACGACATCCCGCACGCCGTCACCGGCAAGCTGATCGTCGCGACACAGCGGGAGGAGCTGCCGCGACTGCACGCGCTGGTGCAGCGCGGGCGGGAGAACGGGATTGCGGTACGGGAGCTGGGCGCGGCCCAGATCGCGGAGTACGAGCCGGAGGTGCGGGGGCCGGCGGCCATACACGTCGGGACGACCGGGGTGTGCGACTTCGTGGGGGTCGCCCGGCAGCTGGGCGTGGCTTCGGGGGCGGAGATCCGGTACGGGGCGGAGGTGGTGCGGATCGACCGGCGGGCGGGGCTCGGGGTCGCCGTGCTCACCGGGGGCGGGGACGTCGTACGCGCGCGCGTGCTCGTGAACTGTGCCGGGCTGTACTGCGACGAGATCGCTCGGATGACCGGGGACGAGCCGGGGATGCGGATCGTGCCGTTCCGGGGGGAGTACTACTCGCTGGCGCGGCCCGAGCTGGTGCGGGGGCTGGTGTATCCGGTGCCGGATCCGGCGTTTCCGTTCCTCGGGGTGCATCTCACGCGCGGGATCGACGGGGGCGTGCACGTCGGGCCGAACGCGGTGCCGGCGCTGGCGCGGGAGGGATACGGGTGGGGTGTGGTGCGGCCGCGGGAGCTGGGGGTGACGCTGGCGTGGCCGGGGGCGTGGCGGATCGCTCGGCGGCACTGGCGGTACGGGGCGGGGGAGCTGCGGCGGTCGGTGTCGAAGGGGGCGTTCGTCGGGGCGGTGCGGAGGTTGCTGCCCGGGGTCGAGGAGGGGGATCTGGTGCCGGCCGCGGCGGGGGTGCGGGCGCAGGCGGTGTTGCGGGACGGGACGTTGGTGGACGACTTTCTGATTCGGGAGGGGGAGCGGGCGGTGCATGTGCTGAACGCGCCTTCACCTGCGGCGACGGCTTCGCTGCCGATCGGGCGGGAGGTGGCTCGGCGGGCGTTGGCGGTGCTGGGCGCGGTGTGA
- a CDS encoding aldo/keto reductase → MTSLRKLGNSDLEVFPLSLGGNVFGWTADEAASFAVLDAYTAAGGNFVDTADSYSAWVDGNEGGESETVLGKWVKARGNRADVVIATKVSQHPEYRGLSAANIKAAADASLRRLDTDYIDLYYTHFDQPDVPVEEIIGALDELVRSGKVRHIAASNISAERLEASLAFSDREGLARYVALQPHYNLVSRDPYESDLRDLAERAGLAAVPYYALASGFLTGKYRPGTTVDSPRAEGAGKYLETERGQKVLAALDEIAQAHDVPVATVALAWLAAQPTVAAPIASARTVEQLPALVGVADLNLTETEIARLTEASA, encoded by the coding sequence ATGACTTCCCTTCGTAAGCTCGGTAACTCTGACCTCGAAGTCTTCCCGCTCTCCCTCGGCGGCAACGTCTTCGGCTGGACCGCCGACGAGGCGGCCTCCTTCGCCGTGCTCGACGCGTACACGGCCGCGGGCGGCAACTTCGTCGATACGGCCGACTCGTACTCGGCGTGGGTCGACGGCAACGAGGGCGGCGAGTCCGAGACCGTCCTCGGCAAGTGGGTCAAGGCCCGCGGCAACCGCGCGGACGTGGTGATCGCGACCAAGGTGAGCCAGCACCCCGAGTACCGGGGCCTGTCCGCCGCCAACATCAAGGCCGCCGCCGACGCCTCGCTGCGCCGCCTCGACACCGACTACATCGACCTCTACTACACCCACTTCGACCAGCCGGACGTGCCGGTCGAGGAGATCATCGGCGCGCTCGACGAGCTGGTGCGGTCGGGCAAGGTGCGCCACATCGCCGCGTCCAACATCTCCGCCGAGCGGCTGGAGGCGTCCCTCGCCTTCTCCGACCGCGAAGGCCTGGCGCGGTACGTGGCCCTCCAGCCCCACTACAACCTGGTCTCGCGGGACCCCTACGAGAGCGACCTGCGGGACCTCGCCGAGCGCGCCGGCCTGGCCGCCGTCCCGTACTACGCGCTCGCCTCCGGCTTCCTCACCGGCAAGTACCGCCCCGGTACGACGGTCGACAGCCCACGGGCCGAGGGCGCCGGCAAGTACCTCGAGACCGAGCGCGGCCAAAAGGTCCTCGCCGCCCTCGACGAGATCGCCCAGGCCCACGACGTTCCGGTCGCCACGGTGGCCCTGGCGTGGCTGGCCGCCCAGCCGACGGTGGCGGCCCCGATCGCTTCCGCGCGGACGGTGGAACAGCTGCCCGCGCTGGTGGGGGTGGCGGACCTGAACCTGACGGAGACCGAGATCGCCCGCTTGACGGAGGCGTCGGCCTGA
- a CDS encoding M23 family metallopeptidase, whose protein sequence is MASNRPAPEAPFEPSQRESETFGYGDYRTDEGPWTEWNPTEESIRPIRGRHRVAKQRGGLARSSTVLGVGVIAAVGAGGMASAQTGKPPVSISMPDLPNVGSLISDDEAPEGSATALSSVGVASADTEQGTSGAGEALRSRILAQAEQQQDQVESKAAAEAAAAAEKAAAEAVAKAEKEAEAKAAAAKEKAEEAARQKAEAERLAELARQFTLPTSSYTITSTFGQSGAYWSSGQHTGLDFAAPTGTLIKAVHSGTITQAGYEGSYGYKTVLTLDDGTEIWYAHQSSISVSVGQKVNTGDVIGRVGATGNVTGAHLHLEVHPGGADNGIDPMAWLRSKGLNP, encoded by the coding sequence GTGGCGTCCAACCGGCCTGCCCCAGAAGCCCCGTTCGAGCCGAGCCAGCGCGAGAGCGAGACCTTCGGCTACGGCGACTACCGCACCGACGAGGGCCCCTGGACGGAGTGGAATCCCACAGAGGAGTCCATCCGACCCATACGCGGCCGGCACCGTGTCGCCAAGCAGCGCGGCGGACTCGCCCGCAGCTCCACCGTCCTCGGCGTCGGCGTCATAGCCGCCGTCGGCGCGGGCGGCATGGCCAGCGCGCAGACCGGCAAGCCGCCGGTGTCCATCTCCATGCCCGACCTCCCCAACGTGGGTTCCCTGATATCGGACGACGAAGCCCCCGAAGGCTCCGCGACCGCGCTCAGCAGCGTCGGTGTGGCCTCCGCCGACACCGAGCAGGGGACCTCGGGCGCCGGGGAGGCGCTGCGCTCCCGGATCCTGGCCCAGGCCGAGCAGCAGCAGGACCAGGTCGAGAGCAAGGCCGCCGCCGAGGCCGCGGCCGCCGCCGAGAAGGCCGCCGCCGAAGCGGTCGCCAAGGCGGAGAAGGAGGCCGAGGCCAAGGCCGCCGCGGCGAAGGAGAAGGCGGAGGAGGCGGCCAGGCAGAAGGCCGAGGCCGAGCGCCTCGCCGAGCTGGCCAGGCAGTTCACGCTGCCGACGTCCTCGTACACCATCACCTCCACCTTCGGTCAGTCCGGCGCCTACTGGTCCTCCGGCCAGCACACCGGCCTCGACTTCGCCGCGCCCACGGGCACGCTGATCAAGGCGGTGCACAGCGGCACGATCACCCAGGCCGGCTACGAGGGGTCGTACGGCTACAAGACGGTGCTCACCCTCGACGACGGTACGGAGATCTGGTACGCCCACCAGTCGTCGATCAGCGTCAGCGTCGGCCAGAAGGTCAACACGGGCGATGTCATCGGCCGCGTGGGCGCCACGGGCAACGTGACCGGCGCGCACCTCCACCTGGAGGTCCACCCGGGCGGGGCCGACAACGGGATCGACCCGATGGCCTGGCTGCGCAGCAAGGGCCTCAACCCCTGA
- a CDS encoding MFS transporter has product MSREQRGPNEKLGAVLALAGISNAGLARRVNDLGAQRGLTLRYDKTSVARWVSKGMVPQGAAPHLIAAAIGQKLGRPVPLHEIGLADADPAPEVGLAFPRDVGQAVKSATELYRLDLAGRRAGSGGIWQSLAGSFAVSAYATPASRWLITPADSSVAREVNPAEGSGAPLKVGHSDVQKLREAAEDARRWDSKYGGGDWRSSMVPECLRVEAAPLLLGSYSDEVGRALFGASAELTRLAGWMAFDTGQQEAAQRYYIQALRLARAAADVPLGGYVLASMSLQATYRGFGDEGVDLAQAALERNRGLATARTMSFFRLVEARAHARANDAQAAGAALKAAEGWLERAREGDNDPSWLGFYSYDRFAADAAECYRDLKAPRQVRRFTEQALSKPTEEFVRSHGLRLVVSAVAELESGNLDAACEQGVRAVEVAGRISSARTTEYVKDLLHRLEPYGDEPRVVELRERARPLLVTPA; this is encoded by the coding sequence ATGTCCAGGGAGCAACGCGGGCCGAACGAAAAACTCGGCGCCGTTCTCGCCCTCGCGGGAATCAGCAACGCAGGACTCGCGCGACGCGTCAACGATCTTGGCGCTCAACGCGGGTTGACTCTTCGCTACGACAAGACCTCGGTGGCCCGCTGGGTCTCCAAGGGCATGGTGCCGCAGGGCGCCGCACCGCACCTCATCGCCGCCGCGATCGGCCAGAAGCTCGGCCGCCCGGTGCCGCTCCACGAGATCGGCCTGGCGGACGCGGATCCCGCACCGGAAGTGGGCCTCGCCTTCCCCAGAGACGTCGGACAGGCGGTGAAGTCGGCGACGGAGCTGTACCGACTCGACCTCGCCGGACGCCGCGCCGGCTCCGGCGGCATCTGGCAGTCCCTGGCCGGTTCGTTCGCCGTGAGCGCATACGCAACGCCTGCCTCTCGGTGGCTGATAACCCCGGCCGACAGCTCGGTCGCGCGCGAGGTGAACCCCGCCGAGGGCTCCGGCGCACCGCTCAAAGTCGGCCACAGTGATGTGCAGAAGCTGCGGGAGGCAGCCGAGGACGCCAGGCGCTGGGACTCCAAGTACGGAGGCGGCGACTGGCGTTCGTCCATGGTCCCCGAGTGCCTGAGAGTGGAGGCGGCACCGCTGCTGCTCGGCTCGTACTCGGACGAGGTGGGCCGGGCGTTGTTCGGCGCCTCGGCCGAGCTGACCCGCCTCGCCGGGTGGATGGCCTTCGACACCGGCCAGCAGGAGGCCGCACAGCGGTACTACATCCAGGCGCTGCGCCTCGCGCGCGCGGCGGCCGACGTCCCCCTCGGCGGGTACGTCCTGGCCTCCATGTCCCTCCAGGCGACCTACCGCGGCTTCGGCGACGAGGGCGTCGACCTCGCCCAGGCCGCCCTGGAACGCAACCGGGGCCTGGCGACCGCCCGCACCATGAGCTTCTTCCGCCTGGTCGAGGCACGCGCACACGCGCGCGCGAATGACGCCCAGGCGGCCGGCGCGGCCCTGAAGGCGGCCGAGGGCTGGCTGGAGCGGGCCCGCGAGGGCGACAACGACCCGTCCTGGCTCGGCTTCTACTCCTACGACCGTTTCGCCGCGGACGCCGCGGAGTGCTACCGCGATCTGAAGGCACCTCGCCAGGTGCGCCGGTTCACCGAGCAGGCGCTGTCGAAGCCGACGGAGGAGTTCGTACGCTCGCACGGGCTGCGACTCGTCGTGTCGGCCGTCGCCGAGCTGGAGTCCGGCAATCTCGATGCGGCATGCGAGCAGGGGGTGCGGGCGGTGGAGGTCGCGGGGCGCATCTCGTCCGCGCGTACCACCGAGTATGTGAAGGATCTGCTGCACCGGCTGGAGCCGTACGGGGATGAACCGCGGGTGGTGGAGCTGCGGGAGCGGGCTCGGCCGTTGCTGGTGACTCCCGCGTAA
- a CDS encoding PrsW family intramembrane metalloprotease, with protein MATCPPYPTHPSDPAGGALRHAHWWQKRWVRYGALITLLTLSGLVILALVREQTGTEGFLVGLGLAVLPVPLLIAAFRWLDRVEPGPWRNLLFAFAWGACAAALIAIVANSFATRWIATATADPSSADTIGATVIAPVVEECAKAAAVLLVFLFRRRDFTGIVDGVVIAGVTATGFAFTENILYLGTAFGTDQLTGDSGIVSVTAATFFVRIIMSPFAHPLFTVLSGIGFGIAALSGDRQPVRRVLLPVSGLLLAMGMHAIWNGSSTFGEYGFFAVYAALMVPTFGLLTWLVIWTRQRELKTVREELPAYTVAGWLTPAEPYALGSMRARQLARDYARHHAGRPAARAVAQYEAYATSLAFLRRRGRRGRAGADFVVRERELLHELWRRREVARPALDHAARVTAPPVAVTAPPWPVYGVYGYGYPASPASPAVPYPAYNPYRT; from the coding sequence GTGGCCACCTGTCCCCCGTACCCGACGCACCCCAGTGATCCCGCCGGCGGCGCACTGCGGCACGCGCACTGGTGGCAGAAGAGGTGGGTGCGTTACGGCGCGCTGATCACCCTCCTCACGCTCTCCGGGCTCGTCATCCTCGCCCTCGTCCGCGAACAGACCGGCACCGAGGGTTTCCTGGTGGGGCTCGGGCTCGCGGTGCTGCCGGTGCCGCTGCTCATAGCCGCCTTCCGGTGGCTGGACCGGGTGGAGCCCGGCCCCTGGCGGAATCTGCTGTTCGCCTTCGCCTGGGGCGCCTGCGCGGCGGCGCTGATCGCGATCGTCGCCAACAGCTTCGCCACCAGATGGATAGCGACGGCGACCGCCGACCCCTCCAGCGCGGACACCATCGGGGCGACCGTCATAGCGCCCGTCGTGGAGGAGTGCGCGAAGGCGGCCGCCGTCCTGCTCGTCTTCCTCTTCCGGCGCCGGGACTTCACCGGCATCGTCGACGGGGTGGTGATAGCCGGGGTCACCGCCACCGGCTTCGCGTTCACCGAGAACATCCTCTACCTCGGTACCGCCTTCGGCACCGACCAGCTCACCGGCGACAGCGGGATCGTCTCCGTCACCGCGGCGACCTTCTTCGTGCGGATCATCATGTCGCCGTTCGCGCACCCGCTCTTCACCGTCCTCTCCGGCATCGGCTTCGGCATCGCCGCGCTGTCGGGCGACCGCCAGCCTGTGAGGCGGGTCCTGCTCCCGGTGTCCGGGCTGCTGCTCGCGATGGGCATGCACGCGATCTGGAACGGCTCGTCGACGTTCGGCGAGTACGGCTTCTTCGCCGTCTACGCGGCCCTCATGGTGCCTACGTTCGGGCTGCTGACCTGGCTGGTCATCTGGACCCGGCAGCGCGAGCTGAAGACCGTACGGGAGGAACTGCCCGCGTACACCGTGGCGGGCTGGCTGACCCCGGCCGAGCCGTACGCGCTCGGCTCGATGCGGGCCCGGCAGCTGGCCCGCGACTACGCCCGGCACCACGCCGGCCGGCCGGCGGCACGGGCGGTGGCGCAGTACGAGGCGTACGCGACCTCGCTGGCGTTCCTACGGCGTCGGGGGCGCCGTGGCCGCGCGGGCGCCGACTTCGTCGTACGGGAACGGGAGTTGCTGCACGAGCTGTGGCGGCGCCGGGAGGTGGCGCGTCCCGCCCTGGACCACGCGGCACGGGTGACGGCCCCGCCGGTGGCGGTGACCGCGCCGCCGTGGCCGGTGTACGGGGTGTACGGGTACGGGTATCCGGCGTCCCCGGCGTCCCCGGCGGTGCCGTATCCGGCCTACAACCCGTATCGGACCTGA
- the trmB gene encoding tRNA (guanosine(46)-N7)-methyltransferase TrmB, producing the protein MSDYLHTPETPSAPHVRAKGEPRFPDGPQADPAGSHFERRIRSFQPRRSRVTAGQADALQRLWPKWGLDIDGQRVIDLGELFGNGNPVVLEIGFGMGEATARMAAADPDTNILAVDVHTPGQGNLLGLADTNRLSNIRVANGDAIILLREMLRPDALDGLRVYFPDPWPKKRHHKRRLIQPEFLTLAATRLRPGALVHCATDWEPYAEQMIEVLTAHPDFENTQPGGGFAPRPAFRPLTRFEGQGLDKGHVVNDLLFRRVQHEDQQESRQENRHQNRQ; encoded by the coding sequence GTGTCTGACTACCTCCACACCCCCGAAACCCCCTCCGCCCCCCACGTCCGGGCCAAGGGCGAGCCCCGTTTCCCGGACGGCCCCCAGGCCGATCCCGCCGGGTCGCACTTCGAGCGGCGGATTCGGAGTTTTCAGCCGCGGCGGAGTCGGGTGACGGCCGGGCAGGCGGACGCGTTGCAGCGGTTGTGGCCCAAGTGGGGGCTCGACATCGACGGGCAGCGCGTCATCGATCTCGGTGAGCTGTTCGGGAACGGCAATCCCGTCGTGCTCGAGATCGGGTTCGGGATGGGAGAGGCCACGGCCCGGATGGCCGCCGCCGATCCGGACACCAACATCCTCGCCGTGGACGTGCACACCCCGGGGCAGGGCAATCTGCTCGGTCTCGCCGACACGAACAGGCTGTCCAACATCCGCGTGGCCAACGGGGACGCGATCATCCTGCTGCGCGAGATGCTCAGGCCCGACGCCCTCGACGGCCTGCGCGTGTACTTCCCCGACCCCTGGCCGAAGAAGCGGCACCACAAGCGGCGGCTGATCCAGCCGGAGTTCCTCACGCTCGCCGCGACTCGGCTCAGGCCGGGTGCGCTCGTGCACTGCGCGACCGACTGGGAGCCGTACGCGGAGCAGATGATCGAGGTGCTCACGGCGCACCCCGACTTCGAGAACACGCAGCCGGGCGGCGGTTTCGCGCCACGTCCGGCCTTCCGGCCGCTGACCCGTTTCGAGGGGCAGGGACTGGACAAGGGACATGTCGTGAACGACCTGCTCTTCCGCCGCGTACAGCACGAGGACCAGCAAGAGAGCCGACAAGAGAACCGGCATCAGAACCGGCAGTAG
- a CDS encoding asparagine synthase-related protein, which produces MRWLVGWSSTAAGAPAIGSAGATGHDGETLHPVGSQLLWGDPDPLWAVGDWRPDEVRVVKADAQTRIAVLGICGASDEELRVGLFAARGGALRHLTAWPGSYTAVVQVGRRITVCGDLSGARPVFYTPWAQGTAYATAALPLADLIEANLDFGHLAALLAAPDVPAALHDSTPYDGVRRIPPGHALILRTGAREIAGYEPVASLAVAAPSADPDRAVDAVRDALVDAVRARLSAPRHVPGADIDPGPVPGMGPAERRAARGMPVPGIGADLSGGPASATLALLAAGLPGMPGTVLGHGTGAGERLLAVTFNDLVVGGREAEVERAGTLAANPRLHHVVVAGGEETLPYADLDGPLTDEPGPSLVTAARHRARLASGSADHFTGYGARQVLDAHPARLADLLMDRKRRHLVRPVAALAREDGSVLVPARVYSAARRLSRTPYRSGLEVLADRLMQRRFDEPGGAVGASLAALTWARPGPAARWLTGEALAEVSVRLQGATHRSGVGPGQRPGDFRARAALARHAADLRVLEQAAEIRFQRLHTPFLDNQVVRACRALPEALRVKPGARAAILRTVLEGAGVADLPPGWGAPSHASSAAAARTGLRVAADSLIDLFGTPLLAQAGLVEARVVRKALRAAAEGEPLPLDGLADLVSLELWLGRLLARRGTCWTGTPARQRAVPAGIRPQRGALASGGGNAFA; this is translated from the coding sequence ATGCGGTGGTTGGTGGGATGGAGCAGCACCGCCGCGGGCGCCCCCGCGATCGGCTCGGCGGGGGCGACCGGGCACGACGGTGAGACCCTGCACCCGGTGGGCTCCCAACTGCTGTGGGGCGATCCCGACCCCCTGTGGGCGGTCGGCGACTGGCGCCCCGACGAAGTGCGGGTGGTGAAGGCCGACGCACAGACCCGGATCGCCGTCCTCGGCATCTGCGGCGCCTCCGACGAGGAGCTGCGGGTCGGGCTGTTCGCCGCGCGCGGGGGCGCACTTCGGCATCTGACGGCCTGGCCGGGAAGTTACACGGCCGTCGTCCAGGTGGGCCGCCGGATCACCGTCTGCGGCGATCTCTCCGGCGCCCGCCCGGTGTTCTACACCCCCTGGGCCCAGGGCACGGCCTACGCCACGGCCGCGCTGCCCCTCGCCGACCTCATCGAGGCCAACCTCGACTTCGGGCACCTCGCCGCGCTGCTCGCCGCCCCCGACGTGCCGGCCGCGCTGCACGACTCCACCCCCTACGACGGCGTACGGCGCATTCCGCCGGGGCACGCGCTGATCCTGCGCACCGGGGCCCGCGAGATCGCCGGGTACGAGCCGGTCGCCTCGCTGGCGGTGGCGGCGCCCTCCGCCGACCCCGACCGGGCGGTCGACGCGGTGCGCGACGCGCTGGTCGACGCGGTCCGGGCCCGGCTGTCGGCCCCTCGGCACGTCCCCGGCGCCGACATCGACCCCGGGCCGGTCCCCGGCATGGGCCCGGCCGAACGCCGTGCCGCGCGCGGGATGCCGGTTCCGGGCATCGGGGCGGACCTCTCCGGCGGCCCGGCCTCCGCCACCCTGGCCCTGCTCGCCGCCGGCCTCCCGGGCATGCCGGGCACGGTCCTGGGACACGGCACGGGCGCGGGGGAGCGGCTGCTGGCGGTCACCTTCAACGACCTGGTGGTCGGCGGCCGGGAGGCCGAGGTGGAACGGGCCGGGACACTCGCGGCCAACCCCCGCCTGCACCACGTGGTGGTGGCCGGCGGCGAGGAGACACTCCCGTACGCCGACCTGGACGGCCCGCTGACCGACGAACCCGGCCCGTCCCTGGTGACAGCGGCCCGCCACCGCGCGCGGCTCGCCTCAGGCAGCGCGGACCACTTCACCGGTTACGGCGCCCGCCAGGTCCTGGACGCACACCCGGCCCGCCTGGCGGACCTGCTGATGGACCGCAAACGCCGCCACCTCGTACGCCCGGTCGCCGCCCTGGCGCGAGAGGACGGCTCGGTGCTGGTGCCCGCGCGCGTGTACAGCGCCGCCCGGCGCCTGTCCCGCACCCCGTACCGCAGCGGCCTCGAAGTCCTCGCCGACCGCCTCATGCAGCGCCGCTTCGACGAGCCCGGAGGCGCCGTGGGGGCCTCCCTCGCCGCGCTCACCTGGGCCAGACCCGGCCCCGCCGCACGCTGGCTGACCGGCGAGGCACTCGCTGAAGTATCGGTTCGCCTCCAGGGGGCCACCCACCGCTCCGGGGTCGGCCCCGGCCAACGCCCCGGCGACTTCCGCGCGCGGGCGGCCCTGGCCCGGCACGCGGCGGACCTGCGCGTGCTGGAGCAGGCCGCCGAGATCCGCTTCCAGCGCCTGCACACGCCGTTCCTCGACAACCAGGTCGTCCGCGCCTGCCGCGCCCTGCCGGAGGCGCTGCGGGTCAAGCCGGGCGCACGGGCGGCGATCCTCCGCACGGTCCTGGAGGGCGCCGGCGTCGCCGACCTCCCGCCCGGCTGGGGCGCCCCGTCCCACGCGTCCTCGGCAGCCGCCGCCCGCACGGGCCTACGGGTGGCCGCCGACTCCCTGATCGACCTCTTCGGCACGCCGCTGCTCGCGCAGGCGGGCCTGGTGGAGGCCCGAGTGGTCCGCAAGGCCCTCCGCGCGGCGGCAGAGGGCGAACCCCTGCCCCTGGACGGCCTGGCGGACCTGGTCTCCCTGGAACTGTGGCTGGGCCGCCTCCTGGCCCGCAGAGGCACCTGCTGGACAGGAACACCGGCCCGCCAGCGGGCGGTACCGGCGGGAATCAGACCCCAGAGGGGGGCACTGGCTTCTGGGGGAGGGAACGCGTTCGCTTGA